A single window of Flavobacteriales bacterium DNA harbors:
- a CDS encoding DUF1684 domain-containing protein yields the protein MKRFFLLFSLLVGSFAIAQIDSATIVTEALAFQKELDSSYADPEHDRMHFEGLPFFEIDPKFCVEAKFKKAKKPRTFEMETTTDRLPVYDV from the coding sequence ATGAAGCGCTTCTTCTTATTGTTCTCTCTCTTAGTTGGCTCTTTTGCTATCGCTCAAATCGATTCTGCGACGATCGTAACCGAGGCCCTGGCTTTTCAAAAAGAGCTCGACTCCTCCTATGCCGATCCGGAACATGATCGAATGCATTTTGAAGGATTACCTTTTTTTGAGATCGATCCAAAATTTTGTGTTGAAGCCAAATTCAAAAAGGCCAAAAAGCCCAGGACTTTTGAAATGGAAACGACAACTGATCGACTTCCCGTATACGACGTTTAG
- the gldC gene encoding gliding motility protein GldC codes for MSHTSEIKFEIQLDDNKVPERMSWNASDGGVTDEEAKAVMMSVWDPKSKETLRIDLWSKDMLLDEMKIFYHQTLMGMADSFERATNDKEVAQGMRMFAEDFAKRLRLIDP; via the coding sequence ATGAGTCATACATCAGAAATCAAATTTGAAATACAACTCGACGATAACAAAGTGCCAGAGCGCATGAGCTGGAATGCATCGGATGGAGGCGTGACCGATGAGGAGGCCAAAGCTGTGATGATGTCTGTTTGGGATCCCAAATCAAAGGAGACTTTGAGGATCGATCTTTGGTCAAAAGACATGTTGCTCGATGAAATGAAGATCTTTTACCATCAGACCTTGATGGGCATGGCCGATAGCTTTGAACGCGCGACCAACGATAAGGAGGTTGCACAAGGAATGCGCATGTTCGCCGAGGATTTCGCTAAGCGTTTGAGGCTGATCGATCCGTGA
- a CDS encoding YihA family ribosome biogenesis GTP-binding protein: MIIHDVSFVKSSQKVSQCPDADKPEYAFIGRSNVGKSSLINMLMGRSKLAKVSGKPGKTQLINHFVVNDNSWYLVDLPGYGYAKVSKTQRKEFQSIITDYISKRKNLVNLFVLVDARHEPQKIDLAFMEWLGESEVPFSIVFTKIDKLSSNQLQKSLSRYRKIMLLEWEEMPPSFRSSAMSSVGREEILGYIQSLNEQMGDYFTDRSASNA; the protein is encoded by the coding sequence ATGATCATTCACGACGTTTCCTTCGTCAAGAGTTCCCAAAAAGTTAGTCAGTGCCCCGATGCCGATAAACCGGAATATGCTTTCATTGGCCGCTCGAACGTAGGCAAAAGCTCCTTGATCAATATGTTAATGGGGCGCAGTAAACTAGCCAAAGTGTCCGGAAAACCCGGCAAAACGCAACTTATAAACCACTTTGTCGTCAATGACAACTCCTGGTACTTGGTCGACCTCCCCGGCTATGGATATGCCAAGGTAAGTAAGACACAACGGAAAGAGTTTCAGAGCATCATCACCGACTATATCAGCAAACGAAAAAACCTCGTTAACTTATTCGTTTTGGTCGATGCCCGCCACGAACCGCAAAAAATTGATCTCGCATTCATGGAGTGGCTTGGAGAGTCCGAGGTGCCTTTCTCAATCGTATTCACGAAAATAGACAAACTGAGCTCGAATCAGCTTCAAAAAAGCCTGTCTCGATACCGTAAGATCATGCTACTCGAATGGGAAGAAATGCCCCCGTCTTTTCGAAGCTCCGCAATGAGCTCTGTGGGTCGGGAAGAAATCCTTGGATACATTCAATCGCTCAATGAGCAAATGGGCGACTATTTCACGGATCGATCAGCCTCAAACGCTTAG